In Spirosoma pollinicola, the genomic window ACAAAATCGACTAATGTTTGTGGATGTGGGTATAGCAGTCATTTAATAAGTGATGGAACAAATATTTTTTACATCGCCAACGATGCCACAAAATATACAGCTTCGTCCAATACATGGTCGACTTTAACATACCCCACTACAGCAAAAGACAATGCCGGAGAGGCTGGGGTTGTGTATTACAACGGAAACATCTACTTCGTTGGAGGACGCACGCCAAGTACGCTTTTCAAGTACTATAATATCAGCCAAGACAAATGGTTTACATCGCCTAACTACCTGTATCCGACCACCAGCAGCGAAATGGCCGCTTACAAAGACCGAATTTATGTACTGGGGGGACAAGGCGCCAAGAAGAAGATGGCTTATTATTCCACCACAGCAAACACATGGACAGCGGTAAATGATGCGCCCGTTGAGATTTCCAGTAATGCCAATACTATTTTCTCAGCTATCCTGGGCGACTACTTGTATCTGCTGCAAGGCCAGTCTGTCTATATCTACGACATTGCCAACGATACATGGGCTGCTAATCCGATTATGCTTAGTGGGCTACCCAACTCTGCAAATCTGTTTTCGAATGGACAGAAGCTATACATTACAGGAAAAAATACGTCAAACATTCCCGTAGTGACGGAGCTGACCGTATCGACAAAATGAGTTGCAGGGGTTAATAGACAAAATTACGGCCGTGACAGAGTTAATCGTCTCGACTAAATAAATGAAGAGGATACATACAGGATTAGAGCAAATAATCCTGTATGTATCCCTTCCCTACTTTAACGCTTTCCATTGCTGAACAGCCGTAACCGGATTTCGGTCAATCGTCGTTTCGTATCGAGCGGGAACTCTCCTTTTAGTATCCAATCATAGAACGAAGGCTCTTTCTTTAACACATCGAGTACAGGTGTGCCTTTGTGCTTCCCGAAATTAAAGACTTCTTCGCCTTTTTCGTTCAGGATCATTCGCCCGGCGAGGTCAATGTTTTTATTCGCGGTCAGGCTGTGAAGCATGTCGATGTCATTCTCGAACACAACCTCCGTTCCACTGTCCGACTTAGCGACCATTCCCATGTACCGTTGCACCTGTGCGTCAAGCACTTCGAGCGTAGCAATCGTATCGGCTTCAGCACCGTGAGCCCCAATCAGATCTTTTTTGCAGTAAAATTTGTACGCTGCCGAAAGATTACGTGGTTCCATCAAGTGAAAAATCCGCTGAGCATCTACTGATCGCCGGTTTTTCATGTCAAAATCCACATTGGCCCGTAAAAATTCTTCAACCAGGAGGGGTACATCGAACCGATTACTATTGAAACCGGCCAGATCGCAACCGTCCAGGAATTGAGCCAATGTCCGGGCAACCGCCTTAAATGGTGGTGCATCCTGAACATCGTCATCATAAATTCCGTGAATCAGGCTCGACTCCAGAGGAATAGGCATACCGGGGTGAACACGCTGATTTTTGATAACCACCTCGCCACCCGGCAACGCTTTAATAATGCAAATATCAATAATGCGGTCTTTTGCGATATTGATGCCAGTTGTTTCGAGATCGAAAAAGGCCAGCGGCTTTTTGAGTACAAGTTGATGCGTCATAACCAAACC contains:
- a CDS encoding Kelch repeat-containing protein, with protein sequence MKTFFIGLCILFLAGCKKSDDPLKTVNDITLMANPLSVPISSYDAGPYVLQSVLVGNSVYFGNWSNTAKTQFFVRYDLSANSFSSALTKSTNVCGCGYSSHLISDGTNIFYIANDATKYTASSNTWSTLTYPTTAKDNAGEAGVVYYNGNIYFVGGRTPSTLFKYYNISQDKWFTSPNYLYPTTSSEMAAYKDRIYVLGGQGAKKKMAYYSTTANTWTAVNDAPVEISSNANTIFSAILGDYLYLLQGQSVYIYDIANDTWAANPIMLSGLPNSANLFSNGQKLYITGKNTSNIPVVTELTVSTK
- a CDS encoding 3'-5' exonuclease codes for the protein MTHQLVLKKPLAFFDLETTGINIAKDRIIDICIIKALPGGEVVIKNQRVHPGMPIPLESSLIHGIYDDDVQDAPPFKAVARTLAQFLDGCDLAGFNSNRFDVPLLVEEFLRANVDFDMKNRRSVDAQRIFHLMEPRNLSAAYKFYCKKDLIGAHGAEADTIATLEVLDAQVQRYMGMVAKSDSGTEVVFENDIDMLHSLTANKNIDLAGRMILNEKGEEVFNFGKHKGTPVLDVLKKEPSFYDWILKGEFPLDTKRRLTEIRLRLFSNGKR